One genomic segment of Mobula hypostoma chromosome 2, sMobHyp1.1, whole genome shotgun sequence includes these proteins:
- the kif3b gene encoding kinesin-like protein KIF3B isoform X2, with product MSKLRSSESVKVVVRCRPMNEKEVSGGYERIVHIDVKLGQIVVKNPKGSPSELPKTFTFDAVYDHNSKQVELYDETFRPLVESVLLGFNGTIFAYGQTGTGKTYTMEGIRSDPERRGVIPNSFEHIFTHISRSQNQQYLVRASYLEIYQEEIKDLLAKDQTKRLELKERPDTGVYVKDLSSFVTKNVKEIEHVMNVGNQNRSVGATNMNEHSSRSHAIFVITVECSEVGLDGENHIRVGKLNLVDLAGSERQAKTGAQGDRLKEATKINLSLSALGNVISALVDGKSTHIPYRDSKLTRLLQDSLGGNAKTVMVANIGPASYNCEETLTTLRYANRAKNIKNKPRVNEDPKDALLREFQEEIARLKAQLEKRGVGKRKKKNRKRQGGEGEDDVEEDDGEDDEGIKNEPEYWRAQQEKLEREKRAILDDHSLVAEEKQKLLREKEKKMGDVRREREASEALATKIKAMESKLLVGGKNIVDHTNEQQKVLEQRRQEIAEQKRREREMQQQMETQDEETLELKETFSSLQQEVDVKTKKLKKLYAKLQAVKAEIDDLQAEHIKERQQLEQTQNELTRELKLKHLVIENFIPLEEKNKIMNRANFDEEEDQWKTQPITRTEGNQQMMKRPVSAIGYKRPLSSYAKMALISRSDPRYRAENILLLELDMPSRTTRDYEGPAIAPKVQAALEAALQDEDEIQVDASTFDPLRSGSGRKSKSRPKTGKKMGPSSPGSGTQLYPQSRGLVPK from the exons ATGTCGAAGTTAAGAAGTTCTGAATCAGTGAAGGTGGTTGTGCGATGCAGGCCAATGAATGAGAAGGAAGTTTCAGGTGGCTACGAAAGGATTGTTCACATAGATGTAAAATTGGGTCAGATTGTAGTGAAAAATCCCAAAGGCAGTCCAAGTGAATTACCTAAGACGTTTACATTTGATGCTGTGTATGATCACAATTCTAAACAAGTAGAATTGTATGATGAGACTTTTCGACctcttgtggaatcagttctgttGGGTTTCAACGGGACAATTTTTGCTTATGGACAAACAGGAACTGGGAAGACTTATACCATGGAGGGAATCCGTTCAGATCCGGAAAGAAGAGGCGTTATCCCAAATTCCTTTGAACACATATTCACACATATATCTCGTTCACAAAATCAGCAGTACTTGGTAAGGGCATCATAtttggagatttaccaggaggaAATAAAAGATTTGCTAGCAAAAGATCAAACTAAGAGACTGGAGCTTAAGGAAAGACCAGACACTGGTGTTTATGTCAAAGACCTGTCATCTTTTGTAACAAAAAATGTGAAAGAAATCGAACATGTCATGAATGTTGGCAATCAAAATCGATCTGTTGGTGCCACAAACATGAATGAACATAGCTCGCGTTCCCATGCCATCTTTGTTATAACAGTTGAGTGTAGTGAAGTTGGACTTGATGGAGAGAACCATATTCGTGTCGGAAAGTTGAATTTAGTAGATCTTGCTGGCAGTGAACGTCAGGCTAAAACTGGAGCCCAAGGAGACCGGTTAAAAGAAGCAACAAAGATTAACCTTTCTCTCTCAGCACTGGGTAATGTGATATCTGCACTTGTGGATGGTAAAAGCACTCACATTCCCTACAGGGATTCAAAGCTAACTCGGTTACTTCAGGACTCATTGGGAGGGAATGCCAAAACTGTGATGGTTGCAAATATTGGTCCTGCATCTTATAACTGTGAAGAGACTCTTACAACACTAAGATATGCAAATCGTGCAAAGAACATTAAGAATAAGCCTCGAGTAAATGAAGATCCCAAAGATGCACTTTTGAGGGAGTTCCAAGAAGAGATAGCTCGGCTGAAAGCTCAGCTGGAGAAACGAGGTGTGGGGAAGCGAAAGAAGAAGAATCGCAAGAGGCAGGGAGGTGAAGGGGAGGATGATGTAGAGGAAGATGATGGAGAAGatgatgaaggaattaaaaatgAACCTGAATATTGGAGGGCCCAACAGGAAAAGCTGGAGAGAGAGAAGCGAGCCATTTTAGATGACCATAGCTTAGTGGCTGAAGAAAAACAGAAGTTACTGCGTGAAAAGGAGAAAAAGATGGGAGATGTGCGGAGGGAGAGGGAAGCCTCTGAGGCACTTGCTACTAAGATTAAG GCTATGGAAAGCAAACTTCTAGTTGGAGGGAAAAATATTGTCGATCACACAAATGAACAGCAGAAGGTTCTGGAACAGAGACGtcaagaaattgcagagcag AAACGACGTGAGCGTGAGATGCAACAACAAATGGAGACTCAAGATGAGGAGACTCTGGAGTTAAAGGAGACATTCAGTTCCCTCCAGCAAGAAGTAGATGTTAAGACTAAGAAGCTAAAGAAG CTATATGCTAAGCTCCAGGCAGTAAAAGCCGAAATTGATGACCTGCAAGCAGAACACATTAAAGAACGGCAACAGTTGGAACAAACTCAGAATGAACTCACAAGGGAACTCAAGCTGAA GCACCTTGTAATTGAGAACTTCATACCTTTGgaagaaaagaataaaataatgAACAGAGCTAATTTTGACGAAGAAGAGGACCAATGGAAGACCCAACCTATCACACGAACTGAAGG AAATCAGCAAATGATGAAACGACCTGTATCAGCAATTGGATACAAGCGGCCACTTAGCAGCTATGCAAAAATGGCTCTGATATCAAGATCAGACCCCAGGTACAGG GCTGAAAACATCTTACTATTAGAACTGGACATGCCCAGCCGAACTACACGGGATTATGAGGGACCTGCCATTGCTCCAAAGGTACAGGCTGCACTGGAAGCAGCCCTGCAGGATGAAGATGAGATTCAAGTAGATGCCTCTACCTTTGACCCTCTTAGAAGTGGCAGCGGTAGAAAATCTAAATCCAG
- the kif3b gene encoding kinesin-like protein KIF3B isoform X1, translated as MSKLRSSESVKVVVRCRPMNEKEVSGGYERIVHIDVKLGQIVVKNPKGSPSELPKTFTFDAVYDHNSKQVELYDETFRPLVESVLLGFNGTIFAYGQTGTGKTYTMEGIRSDPERRGVIPNSFEHIFTHISRSQNQQYLVRASYLEIYQEEIKDLLAKDQTKRLELKERPDTGVYVKDLSSFVTKNVKEIEHVMNVGNQNRSVGATNMNEHSSRSHAIFVITVECSEVGLDGENHIRVGKLNLVDLAGSERQAKTGAQGDRLKEATKINLSLSALGNVISALVDGKSTHIPYRDSKLTRLLQDSLGGNAKTVMVANIGPASYNCEETLTTLRYANRAKNIKNKPRVNEDPKDALLREFQEEIARLKAQLEKRGVGKRKKKNRKRQGGEGEDDVEEDDGEDDEGIKNEPEYWRAQQEKLEREKRAILDDHSLVAEEKQKLLREKEKKMGDVRREREASEALATKIKAMESKLLVGGKNIVDHTNEQQKVLEQRRQEIAEQKRREREMQQQMETQDEETLELKETFSSLQQEVDVKTKKLKKLYAKLQAVKAEIDDLQAEHIKERQQLEQTQNELTRELKLKHLVIENFIPLEEKNKIMNRANFDEEEDQWKTQPITRTEGNQQMMKRPVSAIGYKRPLSSYAKMALISRSDPRYRAENILLLELDMPSRTTRDYEGPAIAPKVQAALEAALQDEDEIQVDASTFDPLRSGSGRKSKSSRPKTGKKMGPSSPGSGTQLYPQSRGLVPK; from the exons ATGTCGAAGTTAAGAAGTTCTGAATCAGTGAAGGTGGTTGTGCGATGCAGGCCAATGAATGAGAAGGAAGTTTCAGGTGGCTACGAAAGGATTGTTCACATAGATGTAAAATTGGGTCAGATTGTAGTGAAAAATCCCAAAGGCAGTCCAAGTGAATTACCTAAGACGTTTACATTTGATGCTGTGTATGATCACAATTCTAAACAAGTAGAATTGTATGATGAGACTTTTCGACctcttgtggaatcagttctgttGGGTTTCAACGGGACAATTTTTGCTTATGGACAAACAGGAACTGGGAAGACTTATACCATGGAGGGAATCCGTTCAGATCCGGAAAGAAGAGGCGTTATCCCAAATTCCTTTGAACACATATTCACACATATATCTCGTTCACAAAATCAGCAGTACTTGGTAAGGGCATCATAtttggagatttaccaggaggaAATAAAAGATTTGCTAGCAAAAGATCAAACTAAGAGACTGGAGCTTAAGGAAAGACCAGACACTGGTGTTTATGTCAAAGACCTGTCATCTTTTGTAACAAAAAATGTGAAAGAAATCGAACATGTCATGAATGTTGGCAATCAAAATCGATCTGTTGGTGCCACAAACATGAATGAACATAGCTCGCGTTCCCATGCCATCTTTGTTATAACAGTTGAGTGTAGTGAAGTTGGACTTGATGGAGAGAACCATATTCGTGTCGGAAAGTTGAATTTAGTAGATCTTGCTGGCAGTGAACGTCAGGCTAAAACTGGAGCCCAAGGAGACCGGTTAAAAGAAGCAACAAAGATTAACCTTTCTCTCTCAGCACTGGGTAATGTGATATCTGCACTTGTGGATGGTAAAAGCACTCACATTCCCTACAGGGATTCAAAGCTAACTCGGTTACTTCAGGACTCATTGGGAGGGAATGCCAAAACTGTGATGGTTGCAAATATTGGTCCTGCATCTTATAACTGTGAAGAGACTCTTACAACACTAAGATATGCAAATCGTGCAAAGAACATTAAGAATAAGCCTCGAGTAAATGAAGATCCCAAAGATGCACTTTTGAGGGAGTTCCAAGAAGAGATAGCTCGGCTGAAAGCTCAGCTGGAGAAACGAGGTGTGGGGAAGCGAAAGAAGAAGAATCGCAAGAGGCAGGGAGGTGAAGGGGAGGATGATGTAGAGGAAGATGATGGAGAAGatgatgaaggaattaaaaatgAACCTGAATATTGGAGGGCCCAACAGGAAAAGCTGGAGAGAGAGAAGCGAGCCATTTTAGATGACCATAGCTTAGTGGCTGAAGAAAAACAGAAGTTACTGCGTGAAAAGGAGAAAAAGATGGGAGATGTGCGGAGGGAGAGGGAAGCCTCTGAGGCACTTGCTACTAAGATTAAG GCTATGGAAAGCAAACTTCTAGTTGGAGGGAAAAATATTGTCGATCACACAAATGAACAGCAGAAGGTTCTGGAACAGAGACGtcaagaaattgcagagcag AAACGACGTGAGCGTGAGATGCAACAACAAATGGAGACTCAAGATGAGGAGACTCTGGAGTTAAAGGAGACATTCAGTTCCCTCCAGCAAGAAGTAGATGTTAAGACTAAGAAGCTAAAGAAG CTATATGCTAAGCTCCAGGCAGTAAAAGCCGAAATTGATGACCTGCAAGCAGAACACATTAAAGAACGGCAACAGTTGGAACAAACTCAGAATGAACTCACAAGGGAACTCAAGCTGAA GCACCTTGTAATTGAGAACTTCATACCTTTGgaagaaaagaataaaataatgAACAGAGCTAATTTTGACGAAGAAGAGGACCAATGGAAGACCCAACCTATCACACGAACTGAAGG AAATCAGCAAATGATGAAACGACCTGTATCAGCAATTGGATACAAGCGGCCACTTAGCAGCTATGCAAAAATGGCTCTGATATCAAGATCAGACCCCAGGTACAGG GCTGAAAACATCTTACTATTAGAACTGGACATGCCCAGCCGAACTACACGGGATTATGAGGGACCTGCCATTGCTCCAAAGGTACAGGCTGCACTGGAAGCAGCCCTGCAGGATGAAGATGAGATTCAAGTAGATGCCTCTACCTTTGACCCTCTTAGAAGTGGCAGCGGTAGAAAATCTAAATCCAG